Proteins co-encoded in one Desulfobacterales bacterium genomic window:
- a CDS encoding TonB-dependent receptor has translation MVLTVATLFLCPYVAAMAGESENEQTSPWQLEPIIVIDTAIKTNAGENEALAAPFDLLGPSNKESYTKKGVEIFGKQGNINVFKIVEMSPSINYTAADALGTNENGFHDSIRIRGKKQTGPGGVKLYDGMPISGNPGGGKTIFDMENIESVDLYKGYIPVDKGLGFSNLVGKVDMNIKRPDHEFGADLSQTVGSDNLYRSFLRLDTGDMGPISGFGSFSQTTSDKYKGEGDLERTNCALGGVCEPNDRIKAEFFVSHNREDHHNYYNLTYAETRNLGQNFDKDFNTNKASANYYDYNKQHFEDTTIVANIEAALSADSKISIKPYYLNDNGEYSYASGTNVIQWNIDHEVLGGVLKYERSFFKQLTAKLGYWTHRQQPPGPPSEQKKFTVGANGLTYAGWAVLADNDCHDFFSPFTEVNGQMGNFIYSVGVRHLTFKLGALRSYTNGTNAETSPDYDTAIATGTPDPWACVDAKYFREWLPSAYLGYNVNKDATFYVDYTRTYGLDVNLFPTYVQQRANFVSKGVSLQNLWDELDLEVADNFDLGVKYKIGDLCLNPNAFVSLVKNKQARIYDAPYNVTYPFNAADAMAYGSEIAVSGALSKTWDFLAALSYNKYYFTEDLRTASNTTTSSDGNQVPDAPKFMAKAALSYKIAGITLTPSVRYLSERYGDVLNNERVDASTIVDFDMSYALKKVLGAQSVELRLTATNLFNQKDISAINTADDALAATNTAATYQTGAPFGLYANVQFKF, from the coding sequence ATGGTTTTGACGGTGGCAACTTTGTTTCTGTGCCCGTATGTGGCAGCAATGGCCGGAGAATCTGAAAACGAGCAAACTTCCCCGTGGCAATTAGAACCGATCATCGTAATTGATACAGCCATCAAAACCAATGCTGGGGAAAACGAGGCGCTTGCAGCACCCTTTGATCTGCTGGGGCCGTCCAACAAGGAAAGCTATACGAAAAAAGGCGTGGAGATTTTTGGCAAGCAGGGCAATATCAATGTGTTTAAGATCGTCGAGATGTCACCGTCGATTAATTACACCGCCGCGGATGCGCTTGGTACAAACGAAAACGGGTTTCACGACTCTATCCGGATAAGAGGCAAAAAACAGACGGGACCGGGGGGTGTCAAGTTGTATGACGGCATGCCGATCAGCGGGAATCCCGGCGGCGGCAAAACGATATTCGACATGGAAAATATCGAAAGCGTGGATTTATACAAGGGTTATATCCCGGTGGATAAGGGCCTTGGCTTTTCAAATCTGGTCGGCAAGGTCGATATGAATATCAAAAGGCCGGACCACGAATTTGGCGCCGATTTGTCCCAGACCGTGGGAAGCGACAACTTATACAGAAGCTTTTTGCGTCTCGATACCGGTGACATGGGGCCCATATCCGGCTTTGGTTCTTTTTCCCAGACGACGAGTGACAAATATAAAGGCGAAGGGGATCTTGAACGGACCAACTGTGCCTTAGGGGGTGTGTGTGAGCCAAACGACAGAATCAAAGCAGAGTTTTTTGTCTCCCACAATAGAGAAGATCACCACAACTACTATAACCTGACATATGCCGAAACCCGGAATTTGGGGCAAAATTTCGATAAGGATTTCAACACCAACAAAGCAAGCGCCAATTACTACGATTACAACAAGCAACACTTTGAGGATACGACGATAGTCGCCAATATCGAAGCGGCGCTGTCCGCGGACTCGAAAATCTCCATCAAACCGTATTATCTCAATGACAACGGCGAGTATTCGTATGCATCGGGAACCAATGTCATCCAGTGGAATATCGATCATGAAGTGTTAGGCGGGGTCTTGAAATACGAAAGAAGCTTTTTCAAACAGCTGACCGCCAAGCTGGGATATTGGACACATCGGCAGCAGCCCCCCGGCCCCCCGTCGGAGCAAAAGAAATTCACGGTGGGTGCAAATGGTCTGACGTACGCAGGATGGGCGGTTCTTGCCGATAACGACTGTCATGATTTTTTCTCTCCGTTTACTGAAGTGAATGGGCAGATGGGCAATTTCATCTATTCCGTGGGAGTCAGACATCTGACCTTCAAGCTGGGGGCGCTTCGGAGCTACACCAATGGCACCAACGCCGAGACAAGCCCGGACTATGATACGGCGATTGCAACCGGCACGCCGGATCCGTGGGCCTGTGTCGATGCGAAATATTTCAGAGAGTGGTTGCCGAGCGCATATCTGGGCTACAACGTGAACAAAGACGCGACGTTCTATGTGGATTATACGAGAACCTACGGGTTGGATGTGAATCTCTTTCCCACCTATGTTCAGCAGCGGGCAAACTTTGTTTCAAAAGGCGTTAGTCTGCAGAACCTTTGGGACGAGCTGGATCTGGAGGTGGCGGACAATTTCGATCTCGGCGTCAAATACAAAATCGGCGATCTTTGCCTGAACCCGAACGCCTTCGTCTCCCTTGTCAAAAACAAGCAGGCAAGGATTTATGACGCCCCCTACAACGTTACCTACCCATTCAATGCAGCGGATGCGATGGCCTATGGTTCCGAGATAGCGGTCAGCGGCGCCCTTTCAAAAACGTGGGACTTTTTGGCGGCGTTGTCCTACAACAAATACTACTTTACGGAAGATTTGAGAACCGCATCCAATACCACCACATCGTCGGACGGCAACCAGGTTCCGGACGCACCGAAATTCATGGCAAAAGCGGCTTTATCCTACAAGATCGCCGGTATTACGCTGACGCCATCGGTTAGATACCTGTCCGAAAGATACGGCGATGTGCTGAACAATGAAAGGGTAGATGCCTCCACAATTGTGGATTTTGATATGTCATACGCGCTCAAAAAGGT